In Lycium ferocissimum isolate CSIRO_LF1 chromosome 11, AGI_CSIRO_Lferr_CH_V1, whole genome shotgun sequence, a single genomic region encodes these proteins:
- the LOC132037883 gene encoding uncharacterized protein LOC132037883, which produces MASSSKFNHIIRSISLPGKSHPTGQRVEEALNNLKTLKISNESTAETMHDGLLGLEELYKCVNDLLNLPQALQFFSQHQHEKWVKDLLDKSERLLDVCVAIRELVLQCKENVRELHHSLRRSQGDSTTETSIIKFTSSGKKIKKEAKKLVLALNKMDHETTEGSVFLDAHQDTIDMIKTLREANATRISIFQMFLSVFSDPLLKPKQSKRSLVSRLVSKRRISCEGEEEKMDLETRLESFESHLDDFENGLEGLFRCMIRSRSSLLNIFSC; this is translated from the coding sequence atggcttcttcttcaaaattcaacCACATCATAAGATCAATCAGTTTGCCTGGAAAATCACATCCAACAGGTCAAAGAGTTGAAGAGGCACTCAACAACCTCAAAACATTGAAAATATCAAATGAATCAACAGCAGAGACAATGCACGATGGTCTACTCGGTTTAGAGGAGTTATATAAGTGCGTAAATGATCTACTTAACTTGCCTCAGGCTCTTCAATTCTTCTCCCAACATCAACACGAAAAATGGGTTAAGGATTTATTGGACAAGTCTGAGAGGCTTCTTGATGTGTGTGTCGCTATAAGGGAACTCGTCTTACAATGTAAGGAAAATGTAAGAGAGCTTCACCACTCTCTCAGAAGGAGTCAAGGGGATTCAACAACAGAAACCAGCATCATCAAGTTCACCTCCTCCGGTAAGAAGATAAAGAAAGAAGCGAAGAAATTAGTATTAGCCTTGAATAAAATGGATCACGAGACTACTGAGGGATCAGTATTCCTAGATGCACACCAGGACACGATAGACATGATTAAAACACTAAGGGAAGCCAATGCAACGCGCATTTCCATTTTCCAGATGTTCTTGTCCGTATTTTCTGACCCACTTTTGAAGCCAAAGCAATCTAAACGGTCATTGGTTTCAAGATTGGTAAGCAAAAGAAGAATATCATGCGAAGGCGAAGAAGAGAAAATGGACTTGGAAACTAGGTTGGAATCGTTCGAATCTCACCTTGACGACTTTGAAAATGGTTTGGAAGGACTATTTAGGTGCATGATTAGATCAAGGAGTTCTCTCCTAAATATTTTCTCCTGCTAA
- the LOC132038176 gene encoding uncharacterized protein LOC132038176, whose product MATSSKFNHFRSISLPGRSHPTTQRVEEALNNLKTLKISSESTFETMHDGLLGLEELYKCVNDLLNLPQALLFFSQHQHEKWVKDLLDKSERLLDVCASIRELVLQCEENVRDLQFSLRRNKGDSTTETNIIKFASSGKKIKKEAKKLTLALKKMDQATTEGSISVFLDADRDTVDMIKTLREANTIRLSTFQMFLSLFSDPLLKPKQSKRSLVSRLVNKGRIPCEGEEEKMDFEVRVELFESHLDKFENGLEGLFRCMVRSRSSLLNIFSC is encoded by the coding sequence aTGGCCACTTCTTCAAAATTCAACCACTTTAGATCAATCAGTTTGCCTGGAAGATCACATCCAACAACTCAAAGAGTTGAAGAGGCACTCAACAACCTCAAAACATTGAAAATATCGAGTGAATCGACATTTGAGACTATGCACGATGGTCTACTAGGTTTAGAGGAGTTATACAAGTGTGTGAATGATCTACTTAACTTGCCTCAGGCTCTCCTATTCTTCTCCCAACATCAACACGAAAAATGGGTTAAGGATTTATTGGATAAGTCTGAGAGACTTCTCGATGTGTGTGCCAGTATACGGGAACTTGTGTTACAATGTGAGGAAAACGTAAGGGATCTTCAATTCTCTCTCAGAAGGAATAAAGGGGATTCAACAACAGAAACCAACATCATCAAGTTTGCCTCCTCCGGTAAGAAGATAAAGAAAGAAGCTAAAAAATTAACATTGGCCTTGAAGAAAATGGATCAAGCGACTACTGAAGGATCAATATCAGTATTCCTAGATGCAGACCGGGACACTGTAGATATGATTAAAACACTAAGAGAAGCTAACACGATACGCCTTTCCACTTTCCAAATGTTCTTGTCCTTATTTTCTGACCCGCTTTTGAAGCCAAAACAATCTAAAAGATCATTGGTTTCAAGACTGGTAAACAAAGGAAGAATACCATGCGAAGgcgaagaagaaaaaatggacTTTGAAGTCAGAGTGGAATTGTTCGAATCTCACCTTGACAAATTTGAAAATGGTTTGGAAGGACTGTTCAGGTGTATGGTTAGATCAAGGAGTTCTCTCCTAAACATCTTCTCCTGCTAA